A stretch of DNA from Gimesia chilikensis:
CGGCGTGAGTTGCTGTGCGAACCGGGAACGATCGTCACCGAAGTCACGCTCAACCATGAATTTCTGATGAGCAGTTACCTGACAGCTTCCGAGAAGGCCCTGTCGGAAATCGCGCTGCAGATGCACTCTGGATCCAGCCTGCGCGTACTGATTGGTGGCCTCGGGCTGGGGTATACTTCCTGGACAGCGCTGGAATCTGATCGCGTATCACAATGCGAGGTGCTGGAGTTTCTACCACAGGTGATCAACTGGCTGAAGCAAGATATGATTCCGCTGTCAGGCAAGCTGAACGCAGACAATCGTCTCACCATCACTCAGAGTGATATCTACCAGCAACTCGCCAGTCCGCCGGACAAGAGGTATGACCTGATTCTCATCGACGTGGATCATTCACCAGATGAGAAACTCGATGATGGGAATGGCCATTTTTATACAGCCGAAGGATTGCAGCGTGCAAAGCTCCACCTGGAAGAAAACGGGGTGCTCGGCATCTGGTCTTACGCAGAGAGTCCCCGGTTTGCCGACGCGTTGCACGAGGTGTTCCGCGAAGTTCGGATTGAGCCCGTGACCGTTTTCAACAATCTGATCAACGAACAGCAGACTGACTGGCTGTTTTTTGCTCGTGACTGAGTCTGCTGCGAGCAATTTGATCGACTGTTTCTGAACAAGACGTGCCCCCCTGCCCTTAAATGAAAATCTAACAGGATTACATATTGTGCCTCTGGTGGAAATTGAAATCTCAATTCAGACTGCAGTCGTACCCGATGCGATCATTGATTTTCTTAGTGAAGCTGAAGCAAGGATCCGTCATTATCTTGAGAACAGTCCGTGCACTGCTTTGGGTTTTGTGCCAAGCCATTTCGAAAAAGTTTATCACGCCTTGCACGCAATCACGGACGAGAACCTTGCCTGCGGAACATCATTGTGCGAGTGGGGGAGCGGTTTCGGGGTGGTAGCGTCGTTAGCCTCGATGCTTGGATTTATGGCTTATGGCATTGAGATTGAACAGGATCTGGTTGAGGCATCCCGCAGACTGGCGGATGACTTTGGCCTGCCCGTGGAGTTCGTTCAAGGCAGCTTTATTCCGGCGGGCGCCGAAGCCCTTGCTCAGGAAGCCTATGTAGATAACAATTCCGTCTTTCCCTGGCTTATTAATGACGCGGAGGAGGGATACAAAAAACTCCAGCGTGGTCTCAATGAGTTTGACATTGTTTTTGCCTATCCCTGGCCCGGCGAGGATTATCTATTTAAGAGTTTGTTTGAGGAATATGCCGCCGAGGGGGCACTGTTGATGACGTATGACTACCCTCAAACAATACGCGTGCTCAGGAAGCAGAGTGAATTGGCAGCGGGGGCGTAAGCCATTCGGGCTTCCCAGTACAGTCTCCAAGTACCGATTCACTTTCTGACGTTTGATTTCAAGCAGAAACGGTTCTCCCTGCGCCGAGGCTTAACCTGTCAAACTATT
This window harbors:
- a CDS encoding class I SAM-dependent methyltransferase, with the protein product MPLVEIEISIQTAVVPDAIIDFLSEAEARIRHYLENSPCTALGFVPSHFEKVYHALHAITDENLACGTSLCEWGSGFGVVASLASMLGFMAYGIEIEQDLVEASRRLADDFGLPVEFVQGSFIPAGAEALAQEAYVDNNSVFPWLINDAEEGYKKLQRGLNEFDIVFAYPWPGEDYLFKSLFEEYAAEGALLMTYDYPQTIRVLRKQSELAAGA
- a CDS encoding spermidine synthase, producing the protein MLCLRRRELLCEPGTIVTEVTLNHEFLMSSYLTASEKALSEIALQMHSGSSLRVLIGGLGLGYTSWTALESDRVSQCEVLEFLPQVINWLKQDMIPLSGKLNADNRLTITQSDIYQQLASPPDKRYDLILIDVDHSPDEKLDDGNGHFYTAEGLQRAKLHLEENGVLGIWSYAESPRFADALHEVFREVRIEPVTVFNNLINEQQTDWLFFARD